A genomic window from Betta splendens chromosome 17, fBetSpl5.4, whole genome shotgun sequence includes:
- the LOC114843968 gene encoding transcriptional repressor p66-alpha-like isoform X5 has product MGMSEEAGRQTRSQKRALEREVAPLSIEPSTAENESKKPKLDLPEPTAQAQSPPKPNPVLAQDSQSRTSTGSEPDQDQELELEQEKKQDRSPLTLVLPLASEPEKDDGEQTQKQQAAEASSDNRTECNDKSGRARTESGMDTRSRGRLSEQKACGGALAAGEVKATIKVEVQTGEQPVDMSTSRGIKREKLPPSLEDDDVIVLSDNDSPSPPMNGLSHFKELDTELLMKSSPAERERIIKQLKEELRLEEAKLVLLKKLRQSQIQRDTLQKPSGLSSSSAPPPLIRGTIASSKGSQQVLAGKSSGTVIPPPLVRGGQQVSSKHGSQIIMPPLVRGAQPISVSPQQIQALRQQQQQQLTVSGGSGSGPPPLLLGPRTSTAQGQRGIVQSGLIRVGSSANTLASSSSLKGSSGSSLSLLGVNDSPASRQAAAKLALRKQLEKTLLEIPPPKPPAPEFNFLPSAANNEFIYLVGLEEVVQNLLDTIHRGKTGVLLSKPIVRDPFTCSQCNTDFTCRWRQDKTKGGTLLCEDCMSSNQKKALKAEHTNRLKAAFVKALQQEQEIEQRIIQQTSSQISHSSSSSSSSMKAEHLKQARASLPASLLHHHSIKSSQGQLSHGVSSVGVRGVHHSFSSSSQLQSAVAAAALVSRPGVTMAYVNPSLTGHKTSASVDARQREYLLDMIPSRSSISQTANTWK; this is encoded by the exons GGGATGTCTGAGGAGGCAGGCCGCCAGACACGCAGCCAGAAGAGGGCACTGGAGAGGGAGGTTGCTCCCCTTTCTATAGAGCCCTCCACTGCTGAGAATGAAAGCAAAAAGCCTAAACTGGACCTGCCCGAACCTACAGCACAAGCCCAATCTCCTCCCAAACCCAACCCTGTACTGGCACAGGACAGTCAGAGCCGGACTAGCACAGGTTCAGAGccggaccaggaccaggagctggagctggagcaggagaagaagcaggACCGCTCGCCGTTAACTTTAGTGTTGCCCTTGGCCTCTGAGCCGGAGAAGGATGATGGGGAGCAGACCCAGAAACAGCAGGCAGCTGAAGCCAGCTCAGACAATCGGACTGAGTGCAATGACAAATCCGGGAGGGCAAGGACGGAGTCGGGCATGGATACGCGGAGCCGGGGCCGACTGTCGGAGCAGAAGGCGTGTGGCGGTGCGCTGGCCGCAGGCGAGGTGAAGGCCACCATTAAAGTGGAAGTTCAGACAGGAGAGCAGCCCGTGGACATGAGCACCTCCAGAGG CATAAAAAGAGAGAAGCTCCCTCCGTCCCTTGAAGACGATGACGTCATCGTCTTGTCGGATAATGACTCCCCCAGTCCACCAATGAACGGCCTGAGCCACTTTAAAGAACTGGACACTGAACTCCTCATG AAGAGCAGCCCGGCGGAGAGGGAGCGCATCAttaagcagctgaaggaggagctgagactgGAGGAGGCcaagctggtgctgctgaagaAACTCCGGCAGAGCCAGATACAGAGGGACACCCTGCAGAAG CCCTCAGGtctttccagctcctctgctcctcctcctctcattcgTGGAACGATTGCCAGCAGTAAAGGCTCTCAGCAG GTTTTGGCGGGCAAAAGTTCGGGCACGGTTATTCCTCCGCCGCTGGTGAGAGGGGGGCAGCAGGTGTCGTCCAAACACGGCTCTCAGATCATCATGCCGCCTCTGGTCAGAGGGGCACAG CCCATCTCTGTGTCTCCACAGCAGATCCAGGCCCttcgccagcagcagcagcagcagctgaccgTGTCCGGGGGCTCAGGCTCagggcctcctcctctgctgttggGACCCAGGACCTCGACAGCCCAGGGACAGAGAGGCATAGTCCAGTCGGGCCTCATCAGAGTTGGCAGTAGTGCAAACACACTG GCCTCATCTTCCAGTTTGAAGGGCTCCTCAGGAAGCAGCTTGTCCCTGCTTGGCGTGAATGATTCTCCAGCCAGCCGCCAAGCCGCAGCCAAACTCGCCCTGCGGAAACAATTAGAGAAGACCCTGCTGGAGATTCCCCCACCAAAGCCTCCTGCCCCAGAGTTTAACTTCCTGCCGTCAGCAGCCAATAATGAGTTCATCTACCTGGTGGGACTGGAGGAAGTTGTGCAGAACCTGTTGGATACCATCCACAGAG GAAAGACAGGTGTTCTGCTGTCCAAGCCCATTGTCAGAGACCCCTTCACCTGCAGTCAGTGCAACACTGACTTTACCTGCCGCTGGAGGCAAGACAAGACCAAAGGCGGGACTTTGCTCTGCGAGGACTGCATGTCATCCAATCAGAAAAAGGCTTTGAAAGCTGAGCATACCAATAGGCTCAAAGCAGCGTTTGTCAAAGCACTGCAACAAGAACAGGAAATAGAGCAGCGGATAATTCAGCAGACATCCTCACAAATCTCCCACAGtagctcctcctcatcttcatcaatGAAAGCAGAGCATTTGAAGCAAGCCAGAGCGAGCCTCCCTGCCAGCCTCCTTCACCATCACTCCATCAAG AGCTCCCAGGGCCAGCTGTCCCACGGCGTGTCATCAGTGGGTGTGAGGGGTGTCCAccactccttctcctcctcatcccagCTGCAGAGTGCAGTGGCGGCGGCAGCTTTGGTCAGCCGGCCAG GAGTAACGATGGCCTATGTGAACCCCAGCCTGACTGGTCACAAGACATCAGCCAGTGTAGATGCTCGTCAGAGGGAGTACCTGCTGGACATGATCCCCTCTCGTTCATCGATCTCGCAGACTGCAAACACATGGAAATAA
- the LOC114843968 gene encoding transcriptional repressor p66-alpha-like isoform X3, producing the protein MGMSEEAGRQTRSQKRALEREVAPLSIEPSTAENESKKPKLDLPEPTAQAQSPPKPNPVLAQDSQSRTSTGSEPDQDQELELEQEKKQDRSPLTLVLPLASEPEKDDGEQTQKQQAAEASSDNRTECNDKSGRARTESGMDTRSRGRLSEQKACGGALAAGEVKATIKVEVQTGEQPVDMSTSRGIKREKLPPSLEDDDVIVLSDNDSPSPPMNGLSHFKELDTELLMKSSPAERERIIKQLKEELRLEEAKLVLLKKLRQSQIQRDTLQKPSGLSSSSAPPPLIRGTIASSKGSQQVLAGKSSGTVIPPPLVRGGQQVSSKHGSQIIMPPLVRGAQQIQALRQQQQQQLTVSGGSGSGPPPLLLGPRTSTAQGQRGIVQSGLIRVGSSANTLASSSSLKGSSGSSLSLLGVNDSPASRQAAAKLALRKQLEKTLLEIPPPKPPAPEFNFLPSAANNEFIYLVGLEEVVQNLLDTIHRGKTGVLLSKPIVRDPFTCSQCNTDFTCRWRQDKTKGGTLLCEDCMSSNQKKALKAEHTNRLKAAFVKALQQEQEIEQRIIQQTSSQISHSSSSSSSSMKAEHLKQARASLPASLLHHHSIKSSQGQLSHGVSSVGVRGVHHSFSSSSQLQSAVAAAALVSRPGKHAHVSHRSVQSSKVSSSGIGGSRNVSGGSSSSSAWKKQSNSNTGVTMAYVNPSLTGHKTSASVDARQREYLLDMIPSRSSISQTANTWK; encoded by the exons GGGATGTCTGAGGAGGCAGGCCGCCAGACACGCAGCCAGAAGAGGGCACTGGAGAGGGAGGTTGCTCCCCTTTCTATAGAGCCCTCCACTGCTGAGAATGAAAGCAAAAAGCCTAAACTGGACCTGCCCGAACCTACAGCACAAGCCCAATCTCCTCCCAAACCCAACCCTGTACTGGCACAGGACAGTCAGAGCCGGACTAGCACAGGTTCAGAGccggaccaggaccaggagctggagctggagcaggagaagaagcaggACCGCTCGCCGTTAACTTTAGTGTTGCCCTTGGCCTCTGAGCCGGAGAAGGATGATGGGGAGCAGACCCAGAAACAGCAGGCAGCTGAAGCCAGCTCAGACAATCGGACTGAGTGCAATGACAAATCCGGGAGGGCAAGGACGGAGTCGGGCATGGATACGCGGAGCCGGGGCCGACTGTCGGAGCAGAAGGCGTGTGGCGGTGCGCTGGCCGCAGGCGAGGTGAAGGCCACCATTAAAGTGGAAGTTCAGACAGGAGAGCAGCCCGTGGACATGAGCACCTCCAGAGG CATAAAAAGAGAGAAGCTCCCTCCGTCCCTTGAAGACGATGACGTCATCGTCTTGTCGGATAATGACTCCCCCAGTCCACCAATGAACGGCCTGAGCCACTTTAAAGAACTGGACACTGAACTCCTCATG AAGAGCAGCCCGGCGGAGAGGGAGCGCATCAttaagcagctgaaggaggagctgagactgGAGGAGGCcaagctggtgctgctgaagaAACTCCGGCAGAGCCAGATACAGAGGGACACCCTGCAGAAG CCCTCAGGtctttccagctcctctgctcctcctcctctcattcgTGGAACGATTGCCAGCAGTAAAGGCTCTCAGCAG GTTTTGGCGGGCAAAAGTTCGGGCACGGTTATTCCTCCGCCGCTGGTGAGAGGGGGGCAGCAGGTGTCGTCCAAACACGGCTCTCAGATCATCATGCCGCCTCTGGTCAGAGGGGCACAG CAGATCCAGGCCCttcgccagcagcagcagcagcagctgaccgTGTCCGGGGGCTCAGGCTCagggcctcctcctctgctgttggGACCCAGGACCTCGACAGCCCAGGGACAGAGAGGCATAGTCCAGTCGGGCCTCATCAGAGTTGGCAGTAGTGCAAACACACTG GCCTCATCTTCCAGTTTGAAGGGCTCCTCAGGAAGCAGCTTGTCCCTGCTTGGCGTGAATGATTCTCCAGCCAGCCGCCAAGCCGCAGCCAAACTCGCCCTGCGGAAACAATTAGAGAAGACCCTGCTGGAGATTCCCCCACCAAAGCCTCCTGCCCCAGAGTTTAACTTCCTGCCGTCAGCAGCCAATAATGAGTTCATCTACCTGGTGGGACTGGAGGAAGTTGTGCAGAACCTGTTGGATACCATCCACAGAG GAAAGACAGGTGTTCTGCTGTCCAAGCCCATTGTCAGAGACCCCTTCACCTGCAGTCAGTGCAACACTGACTTTACCTGCCGCTGGAGGCAAGACAAGACCAAAGGCGGGACTTTGCTCTGCGAGGACTGCATGTCATCCAATCAGAAAAAGGCTTTGAAAGCTGAGCATACCAATAGGCTCAAAGCAGCGTTTGTCAAAGCACTGCAACAAGAACAGGAAATAGAGCAGCGGATAATTCAGCAGACATCCTCACAAATCTCCCACAGtagctcctcctcatcttcatcaatGAAAGCAGAGCATTTGAAGCAAGCCAGAGCGAGCCTCCCTGCCAGCCTCCTTCACCATCACTCCATCAAG AGCTCCCAGGGCCAGCTGTCCCACGGCGTGTCATCAGTGGGTGTGAGGGGTGTCCAccactccttctcctcctcatcccagCTGCAGAGTGCAGTGGCGGCGGCAGCTTTGGTCAGCCGGCCAGGTAAGCATGCTCACGTTTCCCACCGCTCTGTCCAGAGTTCAAAGGTGAGCAGCAGTGGGATCGGCGGCAGCAGGAATGTCAGCGGAGGTAGTTCTTCATCCAGTGCATGGAagaagcagagcaacagcaacacag GAGTAACGATGGCCTATGTGAACCCCAGCCTGACTGGTCACAAGACATCAGCCAGTGTAGATGCTCGTCAGAGGGAGTACCTGCTGGACATGATCCCCTCTCGTTCATCGATCTCGCAGACTGCAAACACATGGAAATAA
- the LOC114843968 gene encoding transcriptional repressor p66 alpha-like isoform X4, which produces MGMSEEAGRQTRSQKRALEREVAPLSIEPSTAENESKKPKLDLPEPTAQAQSPPKPNPVLAQDSQSRTSTGSEPDQDQELELEQEKKQDRSPLTLVLPLASEPEKDDGEQTQKQQAAEASSDNRTECNDKSGRARTESGMDTRSRGRLSEQKACGGALAAGEVKATIKVEVQTGEQPVDMSTSRGIKREKLPPSLEDDDVIVLSDNDSPSPPMNGLSHFKELDTELLMKSSPAERERIIKQLKEELRLEEAKLVLLKKLRQSQIQRDTLQKPSGLSSSSAPPPLIRGTIASSKGSQQVLAGKSSGTVIPPPLVRGGQQVSSKHGSQIIMPPLVRGAQIQALRQQQQQQLTVSGGSGSGPPPLLLGPRTSTAQGQRGIVQSGLIRVGSSANTLASSSSLKGSSGSSLSLLGVNDSPASRQAAAKLALRKQLEKTLLEIPPPKPPAPEFNFLPSAANNEFIYLVGLEEVVQNLLDTIHRGKTGVLLSKPIVRDPFTCSQCNTDFTCRWRQDKTKGGTLLCEDCMSSNQKKALKAEHTNRLKAAFVKALQQEQEIEQRIIQQTSSQISHSSSSSSSSMKAEHLKQARASLPASLLHHHSIKSSQGQLSHGVSSVGVRGVHHSFSSSSQLQSAVAAAALVSRPGKHAHVSHRSVQSSKVSSSGIGGSRNVSGGSSSSSAWKKQSNSNTGVTMAYVNPSLTGHKTSASVDARQREYLLDMIPSRSSISQTANTWK; this is translated from the exons GGGATGTCTGAGGAGGCAGGCCGCCAGACACGCAGCCAGAAGAGGGCACTGGAGAGGGAGGTTGCTCCCCTTTCTATAGAGCCCTCCACTGCTGAGAATGAAAGCAAAAAGCCTAAACTGGACCTGCCCGAACCTACAGCACAAGCCCAATCTCCTCCCAAACCCAACCCTGTACTGGCACAGGACAGTCAGAGCCGGACTAGCACAGGTTCAGAGccggaccaggaccaggagctggagctggagcaggagaagaagcaggACCGCTCGCCGTTAACTTTAGTGTTGCCCTTGGCCTCTGAGCCGGAGAAGGATGATGGGGAGCAGACCCAGAAACAGCAGGCAGCTGAAGCCAGCTCAGACAATCGGACTGAGTGCAATGACAAATCCGGGAGGGCAAGGACGGAGTCGGGCATGGATACGCGGAGCCGGGGCCGACTGTCGGAGCAGAAGGCGTGTGGCGGTGCGCTGGCCGCAGGCGAGGTGAAGGCCACCATTAAAGTGGAAGTTCAGACAGGAGAGCAGCCCGTGGACATGAGCACCTCCAGAGG CATAAAAAGAGAGAAGCTCCCTCCGTCCCTTGAAGACGATGACGTCATCGTCTTGTCGGATAATGACTCCCCCAGTCCACCAATGAACGGCCTGAGCCACTTTAAAGAACTGGACACTGAACTCCTCATG AAGAGCAGCCCGGCGGAGAGGGAGCGCATCAttaagcagctgaaggaggagctgagactgGAGGAGGCcaagctggtgctgctgaagaAACTCCGGCAGAGCCAGATACAGAGGGACACCCTGCAGAAG CCCTCAGGtctttccagctcctctgctcctcctcctctcattcgTGGAACGATTGCCAGCAGTAAAGGCTCTCAGCAG GTTTTGGCGGGCAAAAGTTCGGGCACGGTTATTCCTCCGCCGCTGGTGAGAGGGGGGCAGCAGGTGTCGTCCAAACACGGCTCTCAGATCATCATGCCGCCTCTGGTCAGAGGGGCACAG ATCCAGGCCCttcgccagcagcagcagcagcagctgaccgTGTCCGGGGGCTCAGGCTCagggcctcctcctctgctgttggGACCCAGGACCTCGACAGCCCAGGGACAGAGAGGCATAGTCCAGTCGGGCCTCATCAGAGTTGGCAGTAGTGCAAACACACTG GCCTCATCTTCCAGTTTGAAGGGCTCCTCAGGAAGCAGCTTGTCCCTGCTTGGCGTGAATGATTCTCCAGCCAGCCGCCAAGCCGCAGCCAAACTCGCCCTGCGGAAACAATTAGAGAAGACCCTGCTGGAGATTCCCCCACCAAAGCCTCCTGCCCCAGAGTTTAACTTCCTGCCGTCAGCAGCCAATAATGAGTTCATCTACCTGGTGGGACTGGAGGAAGTTGTGCAGAACCTGTTGGATACCATCCACAGAG GAAAGACAGGTGTTCTGCTGTCCAAGCCCATTGTCAGAGACCCCTTCACCTGCAGTCAGTGCAACACTGACTTTACCTGCCGCTGGAGGCAAGACAAGACCAAAGGCGGGACTTTGCTCTGCGAGGACTGCATGTCATCCAATCAGAAAAAGGCTTTGAAAGCTGAGCATACCAATAGGCTCAAAGCAGCGTTTGTCAAAGCACTGCAACAAGAACAGGAAATAGAGCAGCGGATAATTCAGCAGACATCCTCACAAATCTCCCACAGtagctcctcctcatcttcatcaatGAAAGCAGAGCATTTGAAGCAAGCCAGAGCGAGCCTCCCTGCCAGCCTCCTTCACCATCACTCCATCAAG AGCTCCCAGGGCCAGCTGTCCCACGGCGTGTCATCAGTGGGTGTGAGGGGTGTCCAccactccttctcctcctcatcccagCTGCAGAGTGCAGTGGCGGCGGCAGCTTTGGTCAGCCGGCCAGGTAAGCATGCTCACGTTTCCCACCGCTCTGTCCAGAGTTCAAAGGTGAGCAGCAGTGGGATCGGCGGCAGCAGGAATGTCAGCGGAGGTAGTTCTTCATCCAGTGCATGGAagaagcagagcaacagcaacacag GAGTAACGATGGCCTATGTGAACCCCAGCCTGACTGGTCACAAGACATCAGCCAGTGTAGATGCTCGTCAGAGGGAGTACCTGCTGGACATGATCCCCTCTCGTTCATCGATCTCGCAGACTGCAAACACATGGAAATAA
- the LOC114843968 gene encoding transcriptional repressor p66-alpha-like isoform X1, translating into MGMSEEAGRQTRSQKRALEREVAPLSIEPSTAENESKKPKLDLPEPTAQAQSPPKPNPVLAQDSQSRTSTGSEPDQDQELELEQEKKQDRSPLTLVLPLASEPEKDDGEQTQKQQAAEASSDNRTECNDKSGRARTESGMDTRSRGRLSEQKACGGALAAGEVKATIKVEVQTGEQPVDMSTSRGIKREKLPPSLEDDDVIVLSDNDSPSPPMNGLSHFKELDTELLMKSSPAERERIIKQLKEELRLEEAKLVLLKKLRQSQIQRDTLQKPSGLSSSSAPPPLIRGTIASSKGSQQVLAGKSSGTVIPPPLVRGGQQVSSKHGSQIIMPPLVRGAQPISVSPQQIQALRQQQQQQLTVSGGSGSGPPPLLLGPRTSTAQGQRGIVQSGLIRVGSSANTLASSSSLKGSSGSSLSLLGVNDSPASRQAAAKLALRKQLEKTLLEIPPPKPPAPEFNFLPSAANNEFIYLVGLEEVVQNLLDTIHRGKTGVLLSKPIVRDPFTCSQCNTDFTCRWRQDKTKGGTLLCEDCMSSNQKKALKAEHTNRLKAAFVKALQQEQEIEQRIIQQTSSQISHSSSSSSSSMKAEHLKQARASLPASLLHHHSIKSSQGQLSHGVSSVGVRGVHHSFSSSSQLQSAVAAAALVSRPGKHAHVSHRSVQSSKVSSSGIGGSRNVSGGSSSSSAWKKQSNSNTGVTMAYVNPSLTGHKTSASVDARQREYLLDMIPSRSSISQTANTWK; encoded by the exons GGGATGTCTGAGGAGGCAGGCCGCCAGACACGCAGCCAGAAGAGGGCACTGGAGAGGGAGGTTGCTCCCCTTTCTATAGAGCCCTCCACTGCTGAGAATGAAAGCAAAAAGCCTAAACTGGACCTGCCCGAACCTACAGCACAAGCCCAATCTCCTCCCAAACCCAACCCTGTACTGGCACAGGACAGTCAGAGCCGGACTAGCACAGGTTCAGAGccggaccaggaccaggagctggagctggagcaggagaagaagcaggACCGCTCGCCGTTAACTTTAGTGTTGCCCTTGGCCTCTGAGCCGGAGAAGGATGATGGGGAGCAGACCCAGAAACAGCAGGCAGCTGAAGCCAGCTCAGACAATCGGACTGAGTGCAATGACAAATCCGGGAGGGCAAGGACGGAGTCGGGCATGGATACGCGGAGCCGGGGCCGACTGTCGGAGCAGAAGGCGTGTGGCGGTGCGCTGGCCGCAGGCGAGGTGAAGGCCACCATTAAAGTGGAAGTTCAGACAGGAGAGCAGCCCGTGGACATGAGCACCTCCAGAGG CATAAAAAGAGAGAAGCTCCCTCCGTCCCTTGAAGACGATGACGTCATCGTCTTGTCGGATAATGACTCCCCCAGTCCACCAATGAACGGCCTGAGCCACTTTAAAGAACTGGACACTGAACTCCTCATG AAGAGCAGCCCGGCGGAGAGGGAGCGCATCAttaagcagctgaaggaggagctgagactgGAGGAGGCcaagctggtgctgctgaagaAACTCCGGCAGAGCCAGATACAGAGGGACACCCTGCAGAAG CCCTCAGGtctttccagctcctctgctcctcctcctctcattcgTGGAACGATTGCCAGCAGTAAAGGCTCTCAGCAG GTTTTGGCGGGCAAAAGTTCGGGCACGGTTATTCCTCCGCCGCTGGTGAGAGGGGGGCAGCAGGTGTCGTCCAAACACGGCTCTCAGATCATCATGCCGCCTCTGGTCAGAGGGGCACAG CCCATCTCTGTGTCTCCACAGCAGATCCAGGCCCttcgccagcagcagcagcagcagctgaccgTGTCCGGGGGCTCAGGCTCagggcctcctcctctgctgttggGACCCAGGACCTCGACAGCCCAGGGACAGAGAGGCATAGTCCAGTCGGGCCTCATCAGAGTTGGCAGTAGTGCAAACACACTG GCCTCATCTTCCAGTTTGAAGGGCTCCTCAGGAAGCAGCTTGTCCCTGCTTGGCGTGAATGATTCTCCAGCCAGCCGCCAAGCCGCAGCCAAACTCGCCCTGCGGAAACAATTAGAGAAGACCCTGCTGGAGATTCCCCCACCAAAGCCTCCTGCCCCAGAGTTTAACTTCCTGCCGTCAGCAGCCAATAATGAGTTCATCTACCTGGTGGGACTGGAGGAAGTTGTGCAGAACCTGTTGGATACCATCCACAGAG GAAAGACAGGTGTTCTGCTGTCCAAGCCCATTGTCAGAGACCCCTTCACCTGCAGTCAGTGCAACACTGACTTTACCTGCCGCTGGAGGCAAGACAAGACCAAAGGCGGGACTTTGCTCTGCGAGGACTGCATGTCATCCAATCAGAAAAAGGCTTTGAAAGCTGAGCATACCAATAGGCTCAAAGCAGCGTTTGTCAAAGCACTGCAACAAGAACAGGAAATAGAGCAGCGGATAATTCAGCAGACATCCTCACAAATCTCCCACAGtagctcctcctcatcttcatcaatGAAAGCAGAGCATTTGAAGCAAGCCAGAGCGAGCCTCCCTGCCAGCCTCCTTCACCATCACTCCATCAAG AGCTCCCAGGGCCAGCTGTCCCACGGCGTGTCATCAGTGGGTGTGAGGGGTGTCCAccactccttctcctcctcatcccagCTGCAGAGTGCAGTGGCGGCGGCAGCTTTGGTCAGCCGGCCAGGTAAGCATGCTCACGTTTCCCACCGCTCTGTCCAGAGTTCAAAGGTGAGCAGCAGTGGGATCGGCGGCAGCAGGAATGTCAGCGGAGGTAGTTCTTCATCCAGTGCATGGAagaagcagagcaacagcaacacag GAGTAACGATGGCCTATGTGAACCCCAGCCTGACTGGTCACAAGACATCAGCCAGTGTAGATGCTCGTCAGAGGGAGTACCTGCTGGACATGATCCCCTCTCGTTCATCGATCTCGCAGACTGCAAACACATGGAAATAA
- the LOC114843968 gene encoding transcriptional repressor p66-alpha-like isoform X2 — translation MSEEAGRQTRSQKRALEREVAPLSIEPSTAENESKKPKLDLPEPTAQAQSPPKPNPVLAQDSQSRTSTGSEPDQDQELELEQEKKQDRSPLTLVLPLASEPEKDDGEQTQKQQAAEASSDNRTECNDKSGRARTESGMDTRSRGRLSEQKACGGALAAGEVKATIKVEVQTGEQPVDMSTSRGIKREKLPPSLEDDDVIVLSDNDSPSPPMNGLSHFKELDTELLMKSSPAERERIIKQLKEELRLEEAKLVLLKKLRQSQIQRDTLQKPSGLSSSSAPPPLIRGTIASSKGSQQVLAGKSSGTVIPPPLVRGGQQVSSKHGSQIIMPPLVRGAQPISVSPQQIQALRQQQQQQLTVSGGSGSGPPPLLLGPRTSTAQGQRGIVQSGLIRVGSSANTLASSSSLKGSSGSSLSLLGVNDSPASRQAAAKLALRKQLEKTLLEIPPPKPPAPEFNFLPSAANNEFIYLVGLEEVVQNLLDTIHRGKTGVLLSKPIVRDPFTCSQCNTDFTCRWRQDKTKGGTLLCEDCMSSNQKKALKAEHTNRLKAAFVKALQQEQEIEQRIIQQTSSQISHSSSSSSSSMKAEHLKQARASLPASLLHHHSIKSSQGQLSHGVSSVGVRGVHHSFSSSSQLQSAVAAAALVSRPGKHAHVSHRSVQSSKVSSSGIGGSRNVSGGSSSSSAWKKQSNSNTGVTMAYVNPSLTGHKTSASVDARQREYLLDMIPSRSSISQTANTWK, via the exons ATGTCTGAGGAGGCAGGCCGCCAGACACGCAGCCAGAAGAGGGCACTGGAGAGGGAGGTTGCTCCCCTTTCTATAGAGCCCTCCACTGCTGAGAATGAAAGCAAAAAGCCTAAACTGGACCTGCCCGAACCTACAGCACAAGCCCAATCTCCTCCCAAACCCAACCCTGTACTGGCACAGGACAGTCAGAGCCGGACTAGCACAGGTTCAGAGccggaccaggaccaggagctggagctggagcaggagaagaagcaggACCGCTCGCCGTTAACTTTAGTGTTGCCCTTGGCCTCTGAGCCGGAGAAGGATGATGGGGAGCAGACCCAGAAACAGCAGGCAGCTGAAGCCAGCTCAGACAATCGGACTGAGTGCAATGACAAATCCGGGAGGGCAAGGACGGAGTCGGGCATGGATACGCGGAGCCGGGGCCGACTGTCGGAGCAGAAGGCGTGTGGCGGTGCGCTGGCCGCAGGCGAGGTGAAGGCCACCATTAAAGTGGAAGTTCAGACAGGAGAGCAGCCCGTGGACATGAGCACCTCCAGAGG CATAAAAAGAGAGAAGCTCCCTCCGTCCCTTGAAGACGATGACGTCATCGTCTTGTCGGATAATGACTCCCCCAGTCCACCAATGAACGGCCTGAGCCACTTTAAAGAACTGGACACTGAACTCCTCATG AAGAGCAGCCCGGCGGAGAGGGAGCGCATCAttaagcagctgaaggaggagctgagactgGAGGAGGCcaagctggtgctgctgaagaAACTCCGGCAGAGCCAGATACAGAGGGACACCCTGCAGAAG CCCTCAGGtctttccagctcctctgctcctcctcctctcattcgTGGAACGATTGCCAGCAGTAAAGGCTCTCAGCAG GTTTTGGCGGGCAAAAGTTCGGGCACGGTTATTCCTCCGCCGCTGGTGAGAGGGGGGCAGCAGGTGTCGTCCAAACACGGCTCTCAGATCATCATGCCGCCTCTGGTCAGAGGGGCACAG CCCATCTCTGTGTCTCCACAGCAGATCCAGGCCCttcgccagcagcagcagcagcagctgaccgTGTCCGGGGGCTCAGGCTCagggcctcctcctctgctgttggGACCCAGGACCTCGACAGCCCAGGGACAGAGAGGCATAGTCCAGTCGGGCCTCATCAGAGTTGGCAGTAGTGCAAACACACTG GCCTCATCTTCCAGTTTGAAGGGCTCCTCAGGAAGCAGCTTGTCCCTGCTTGGCGTGAATGATTCTCCAGCCAGCCGCCAAGCCGCAGCCAAACTCGCCCTGCGGAAACAATTAGAGAAGACCCTGCTGGAGATTCCCCCACCAAAGCCTCCTGCCCCAGAGTTTAACTTCCTGCCGTCAGCAGCCAATAATGAGTTCATCTACCTGGTGGGACTGGAGGAAGTTGTGCAGAACCTGTTGGATACCATCCACAGAG GAAAGACAGGTGTTCTGCTGTCCAAGCCCATTGTCAGAGACCCCTTCACCTGCAGTCAGTGCAACACTGACTTTACCTGCCGCTGGAGGCAAGACAAGACCAAAGGCGGGACTTTGCTCTGCGAGGACTGCATGTCATCCAATCAGAAAAAGGCTTTGAAAGCTGAGCATACCAATAGGCTCAAAGCAGCGTTTGTCAAAGCACTGCAACAAGAACAGGAAATAGAGCAGCGGATAATTCAGCAGACATCCTCACAAATCTCCCACAGtagctcctcctcatcttcatcaatGAAAGCAGAGCATTTGAAGCAAGCCAGAGCGAGCCTCCCTGCCAGCCTCCTTCACCATCACTCCATCAAG AGCTCCCAGGGCCAGCTGTCCCACGGCGTGTCATCAGTGGGTGTGAGGGGTGTCCAccactccttctcctcctcatcccagCTGCAGAGTGCAGTGGCGGCGGCAGCTTTGGTCAGCCGGCCAGGTAAGCATGCTCACGTTTCCCACCGCTCTGTCCAGAGTTCAAAGGTGAGCAGCAGTGGGATCGGCGGCAGCAGGAATGTCAGCGGAGGTAGTTCTTCATCCAGTGCATGGAagaagcagagcaacagcaacacag GAGTAACGATGGCCTATGTGAACCCCAGCCTGACTGGTCACAAGACATCAGCCAGTGTAGATGCTCGTCAGAGGGAGTACCTGCTGGACATGATCCCCTCTCGTTCATCGATCTCGCAGACTGCAAACACATGGAAATAA